In Bradyrhizobium sp. 1(2017), one DNA window encodes the following:
- a CDS encoding alpha/beta hydrolase family protein, with product MIPACLSDDWILCPEREDISAEFTRLLTAAQEGGATIAECLMIARQLKRGEDQSWHREWKKLAQANRHRAEAAFAEGHMATAQRNWLRAMNYYGAAAMPLDPADERRWVAVLAMQECARRYLAARRPAGEVVTIPWLDGHPLEGYFLPAPGRGRAPTVICIGEPGHRKEEFLFKLAPHARERGFSMLALDLFGDRRDDYLDALLRRRDLESSIPCVMDYLETRGDVDFDRVAIVADGWGSSFVARAVLQEPRLAAAVCDGGLWDLHERAFFASRFAMSDVSIVPVPHAPLMASSADCPVLITLGEDGWLKADRARQLVKNSGLGSSDVMLKVFTAAETGAAQAHADNPSLANEYIFDWLESRLGAAGRI from the coding sequence ATGATACCCGCATGCCTCTCCGACGACTGGATCCTTTGCCCGGAGCGAGAGGACATATCCGCTGAATTCACGCGGCTCCTGACCGCGGCGCAGGAGGGCGGCGCCACGATCGCCGAATGCCTGATGATCGCGCGGCAGCTGAAGCGGGGCGAAGATCAGTCCTGGCATCGCGAGTGGAAGAAGCTGGCGCAGGCCAATCGCCATCGCGCCGAGGCCGCTTTCGCGGAAGGCCACATGGCGACGGCGCAGCGCAATTGGCTGCGCGCGATGAATTATTACGGCGCCGCGGCAATGCCACTCGACCCGGCCGATGAGCGCCGCTGGGTCGCGGTGCTGGCCATGCAGGAATGCGCCCGCCGCTATCTTGCGGCACGCCGCCCGGCCGGCGAGGTCGTCACCATCCCCTGGCTCGATGGCCACCCGCTGGAGGGCTACTTCCTGCCGGCGCCGGGACGTGGGCGGGCTCCGACCGTGATCTGCATCGGCGAGCCTGGCCACCGGAAGGAAGAATTCCTGTTCAAGCTCGCGCCGCATGCGCGCGAGCGCGGATTCTCCATGCTGGCGCTGGACCTGTTCGGCGACCGGCGCGACGACTATCTCGATGCACTGTTGCGGCGGCGGGATCTCGAGAGCTCGATCCCGTGCGTCATGGACTATCTGGAGACGCGGGGCGACGTCGATTTCGATCGCGTCGCAATCGTCGCGGATGGCTGGGGCTCGTCCTTCGTGGCGCGCGCGGTGTTGCAGGAGCCGCGGCTCGCCGCAGCGGTCTGCGACGGCGGCCTGTGGGACCTGCACGAGCGGGCTTTCTTCGCCAGCCGATTCGCGATGAGCGACGTCAGCATCGTTCCGGTGCCGCATGCCCCGCTGATGGCGTCGAGCGCCGACTGCCCGGTGCTGATCACGCTCGGCGAGGACGGCTGGCTCAAGGCCGACCGGGCGCGTCAGCTCGTCAAGAACTCCGGGCTCGGAAGCTCGGACGTCATGCTGAAGGTGTTCACCGCAGCGGAGACCGGCGCGGCGCAGGCGCATGCGGACAATCCGAGCCTTGCCAACGAATACATTTTCGACTGGCTGGAATCGCGGCTCGGCGCCGCCGGGCGGATCTAG
- a CDS encoding SDR family oxidoreductase: MKDFAGKIAVITGGGTGMGRELARQLVAEGCNVAMCDVSEAAMAETKRLCELEKLPQGLRVTTHVADVAIEDHLKRFRDELAEQQKTDRIHLLFNNAGIGGGGSLFTNTREQWERTFNICWGGVYLGVRTFLPMLVAADEAHIVNTASVNGFWASIGMNQAHTAYSSAKFAVKGFSEALINDLRLHAPHVKCSVVMPGHIGTSIVSNSRKVQSADGSERLNADEVALTRKRMVAAGVPDADRMTDEDVQAAFAERARSFLEDAPTTAAQAAKIILDGVKAERWRILVGEDAMRLDERVRATPEQAYDRAFYESLTQEVGWRLG; this comes from the coding sequence ATGAAGGATTTTGCTGGAAAGATCGCGGTCATCACCGGCGGTGGCACGGGAATGGGGCGCGAGCTCGCGCGGCAGCTCGTGGCCGAAGGCTGCAACGTCGCGATGTGCGACGTCTCGGAAGCCGCGATGGCGGAGACCAAGCGGCTGTGCGAGCTCGAGAAGCTGCCGCAGGGCCTGCGTGTCACCACGCATGTCGCCGACGTCGCGATCGAGGATCACCTGAAGCGTTTTCGCGACGAGCTCGCCGAGCAGCAGAAGACGGACCGGATCCATCTGTTGTTCAACAATGCCGGCATCGGCGGCGGCGGCAGCCTGTTCACAAACACGCGCGAGCAGTGGGAGCGCACCTTCAACATCTGCTGGGGCGGCGTCTATCTCGGCGTGCGCACCTTCCTGCCGATGCTGGTGGCCGCGGACGAGGCCCACATCGTCAATACCGCGAGCGTCAACGGCTTCTGGGCCTCGATCGGCATGAACCAGGCGCACACCGCCTACAGCTCCGCCAAGTTCGCGGTGAAGGGATTTAGCGAAGCGTTGATCAACGATCTCCGCCTGCACGCGCCCCACGTCAAATGCTCGGTGGTGATGCCGGGCCACATCGGCACCTCCATCGTCTCCAATTCGCGCAAGGTGCAGAGCGCCGACGGATCGGAGCGGCTCAATGCCGACGAGGTCGCGCTGACCCGCAAGCGCATGGTCGCGGCCGGCGTGCCGGACGCCGACAGGATGACGGACGAGGACGTCCAGGCGGCGTTTGCCGAACGCGCCCGCAGCTTCCTCGAGGACGCGCCGACGACGGCCGCACAGGCCGCGAAGATCATCCTCGACGGGGTCAAGGCGGAGCGTTGGCGCATTCTCGTCGGCGAGGACGCCATGCGCCTCGACGAGCGCGTGCGGGCCACGCCCGAGCAGGCCTACGACCGCGCCTTCTACGAAAGTTTGACGCAGGAGGTCGGCTGGCGACTCGGCTGA
- a CDS encoding dihydrodipicolinate synthase family protein, with amino-acid sequence MKVRPTGVIPPMTTPFRKDGEIDYKLVTPQVDWMIGAGAHGVAAGGSTGEGHTLDHEEYRDLMAATVDAVKGRIPVIAGIIVDSTRDAIRRGRLVRDMNVAALQVTPVHYLFKPDDEAMVAHFRAMADETGMPIIIYNVVPWSYLSPALLTRIMTEVPLVVGVKQSAGDLKLFADLMMMAPDKLIYSAVDALMYPSYTLGAHGSIAAILTAAPHASVALWDAVKAGDHPRALDLHKKLLTLWNAIIADNLPACTRYAQTLQGLPKTYPRAPMPEASRAQQAATRKALEALGALSGARNEAAE; translated from the coding sequence ATGAAGGTACGACCAACCGGCGTGATTCCGCCGATGACGACGCCGTTCCGGAAGGATGGCGAGATTGACTACAAGCTCGTGACGCCGCAAGTCGACTGGATGATCGGGGCCGGCGCGCATGGCGTTGCGGCCGGCGGCTCGACCGGCGAGGGCCACACGCTCGACCACGAGGAATATCGCGACCTGATGGCGGCCACGGTGGACGCGGTGAAGGGACGCATTCCCGTGATCGCCGGCATCATCGTGGATTCGACGCGCGATGCGATCCGCCGCGGCAGGCTCGTGCGCGATATGAATGTCGCCGCGCTCCAGGTCACGCCGGTGCATTACCTGTTCAAGCCGGACGACGAGGCGATGGTGGCGCATTTCCGCGCCATGGCCGATGAGACCGGAATGCCCATCATCATCTACAACGTGGTGCCGTGGTCGTATCTTTCGCCGGCGCTCCTGACGCGGATCATGACCGAGGTGCCGCTGGTGGTCGGCGTCAAGCAGAGCGCGGGCGACCTCAAGCTGTTCGCCGATCTCATGATGATGGCACCGGACAAGCTGATCTACAGCGCCGTCGATGCCCTGATGTATCCGTCCTATACGTTAGGGGCCCATGGCTCGATCGCGGCGATCCTGACCGCGGCGCCGCATGCCTCCGTCGCGCTGTGGGACGCGGTGAAGGCGGGCGACCATCCGCGCGCGCTCGACCTGCACAAGAAACTCCTGACGCTGTGGAACGCGATCATTGCCGACAATCTGCCGGCCTGCACGCGCTATGCGCAGACGCTGCAGGGTCTGCCGAAGACGTATCCGCGCGCACCGATGCCGGAGGCATCACGTGCGCAGCAGGCAGCGACCCGCAAGGCACTGGAGGCGCTCGGCGCGTTGAGCGGGGCGCGCAACGAGGCGGCGGAATAG
- a CDS encoding alpha/beta fold hydrolase translates to MSVARLVSALQFCPGLCVQRSRDPAASLQSRAFNLLLRQLPYKKQLASAEAVQAHVQKLALAPASYEPTGLGRDVEVILTKMGGWPVYYTAPPSGHEGCNYVMFLHGGGYINEIVPAHWRFIDQMTRKARVCCVVPIYPLAPRATAEDVVPATAELLRMLLEDAGDAKVTVVGNSAGAGLALAACQWLRDRGHRQPNRMMLISPAADASVSRPEQMAIAARDPIQDIPGIAEAGRLYAGELDIGHPFVSPLNGAFRALAPMTIFAGTRDLLYPDSVDLAERARAVGVPVELHLLRDQPHNYALMPTPEGRRARAMILRAVA, encoded by the coding sequence ATGAGCGTTGCGAGACTTGTGTCGGCTTTGCAGTTTTGCCCGGGCCTCTGCGTGCAGCGAAGCCGCGATCCCGCGGCGAGCCTGCAAAGTCGCGCCTTCAACCTCTTGCTGCGACAGCTTCCGTACAAGAAGCAGCTCGCATCAGCCGAGGCGGTGCAGGCGCATGTGCAGAAGCTGGCATTGGCGCCGGCCTCCTACGAGCCGACGGGACTCGGCCGTGACGTCGAGGTGATCCTGACCAAGATGGGCGGCTGGCCCGTCTACTACACCGCGCCGCCCTCCGGCCATGAAGGCTGCAACTACGTCATGTTCCTGCACGGCGGCGGCTACATCAACGAGATCGTGCCGGCGCATTGGCGCTTCATCGACCAGATGACGCGCAAGGCGCGCGTCTGTTGCGTCGTGCCGATCTATCCGCTGGCGCCGCGCGCGACCGCCGAGGACGTCGTGCCGGCGACGGCCGAGTTGCTCAGGATGCTGCTGGAAGACGCAGGCGACGCCAAGGTGACGGTGGTCGGCAATTCCGCCGGCGCGGGTCTTGCGCTCGCGGCGTGCCAGTGGCTGCGCGATCGCGGTCATCGGCAGCCGAATCGCATGATGCTGATCTCGCCGGCGGCCGATGCCTCGGTCAGCCGCCCGGAGCAGATGGCGATCGCCGCGCGCGATCCGATCCAGGACATTCCGGGAATCGCCGAGGCGGGACGGCTCTATGCCGGCGAGCTCGATATCGGCCATCCGTTCGTCAGCCCGCTCAACGGCGCCTTCCGCGCGCTCGCGCCGATGACGATCTTCGCAGGGACGCGCGATCTCCTGTATCCGGACAGCGTCGATTTAGCTGAAAGAGCGAGGGCGGTTGGCGTGCCGGTCGAGCTGCATCTGCTCCGCGACCAGCCGCACAATTACGCGCTGATGCCGACGCCGGAGGGGCGACGCGCGCGTGCGATGATTTTGCGCGCGGTGGCTTAA
- a CDS encoding TetR/AcrR family transcriptional regulator, with protein MARKPPTNPRKHASQARSRATVDALVEATARILVRDGFEKTSTNRIAEIAGVSVGSLYQYFPSKEALVVAVIERHNEEIMKIVRAAFVEVADMPIEKAVRRLVTAAIEAHHIDSNLHRVLAEQIPRSGQLKEVEASNREVHALVRAYLESRRKEMRRIDPDIAAFVCVSAIEAVAHNTVLSGAQMLTEKMVRTLVDETTRMVVGYLR; from the coding sequence ATGGCGCGCAAACCGCCGACAAATCCCCGGAAACATGCGTCCCAAGCGCGTTCGCGCGCCACCGTCGACGCGCTGGTCGAAGCAACCGCTCGCATTCTGGTCCGCGACGGCTTTGAGAAGACCAGCACCAACCGCATCGCCGAGATCGCGGGCGTCAGTGTCGGGTCGCTCTACCAGTATTTTCCCAGCAAGGAGGCGCTGGTCGTCGCCGTGATCGAGCGTCACAACGAGGAGATCATGAAGATCGTCCGCGCCGCCTTCGTCGAGGTCGCGGACATGCCGATCGAGAAGGCCGTGCGCCGCCTCGTCACAGCCGCGATCGAGGCCCATCATATCGATTCCAATCTGCACCGCGTCCTCGCCGAGCAGATCCCGCGCTCCGGCCAGCTCAAGGAAGTCGAAGCTTCGAACCGCGAGGTCCACGCCCTCGTGCGCGCCTATCTCGAAAGCCGCCGCAAGGAGATGCGCAGGATCGATCCTGATATCGCCGCCTTCGTCTGCGTCAGCGCGATCGAAGCGGTCGCACACAACACCGTGCTGAGCGGGGCGCAGATGCTCACGGAGAAGATGGTGCGGACGCTGGTGGACGAGACGACGCGGATGGTGGTGGGGTATTTGAGGTAG
- a CDS encoding septal ring lytic transglycosylase RlpA family protein translates to MHLLVRMVAIATVPAWIGLNADPAAAQDFTDRWSIIPKAQAEPAPGGVDQIKTDQPEARPPNEQEPSADRPGMRSFNRVFSGKASYYWYSKGKTASGSTFNRNHLTAAHRTLPFGTKVRVTHGGSSVIVTINDRGPFIRGRVLDLSLAAARSLGITDRGVAHVRAEVL, encoded by the coding sequence ATGCATCTTCTCGTCAGAATGGTAGCGATTGCGACAGTCCCTGCTTGGATCGGATTGAACGCGGACCCTGCTGCAGCACAGGATTTCACCGACCGATGGTCCATCATTCCGAAGGCTCAAGCAGAGCCGGCGCCTGGGGGAGTAGACCAGATCAAGACGGATCAACCGGAGGCTCGACCTCCAAACGAACAAGAGCCATCGGCTGATCGCCCGGGCATGCGATCTTTCAATCGAGTCTTTTCGGGAAAGGCCTCCTATTATTGGTATTCCAAAGGCAAGACAGCAAGCGGTTCGACATTCAATCGGAATCACCTGACAGCAGCGCATCGGACCCTGCCGTTCGGCACCAAGGTCCGCGTGACCCATGGCGGAAGCAGCGTCATCGTCACCATCAATGACCGAGGCCCGTTCATTCGTGGCCGCGTCCTCGATCTCTCGCTTGCTGCCGCGCGCAGCCTGGGCATTACGGATCGCGGTGTAGCTCACGTCCGTGCCGAGGTGTTGTAG
- a CDS encoding MerR family transcriptional regulator, with protein MDKAPDAFRTISEVAQELDIPQHVLRFWETRFAQIKPMKRSGGRRYYRPDDVDLLKGIRRLLYGEGYTIRGVQRILKEHGVKSVQGLADSAAAVSFGAIEDAIGASLMEPEDEAPIKGITDTDDDDYQGDEEEGIDFRFAEIDDEEILTTFRKGGAPAASAGPSALDRERLGRALADLVAAREMLDQALKDG; from the coding sequence TTGGACAAGGCGCCGGATGCGTTCCGAACCATCAGCGAAGTAGCGCAGGAACTCGACATTCCGCAGCACGTGCTGCGGTTCTGGGAGACCCGCTTCGCCCAGATCAAGCCGATGAAGCGCAGCGGCGGCCGCCGCTACTACCGCCCCGACGACGTCGATTTGCTCAAGGGCATCCGCCGGCTTCTGTACGGGGAGGGCTACACCATCCGCGGCGTGCAACGGATCCTCAAGGAGCACGGCGTCAAATCGGTGCAGGGTCTCGCCGACAGCGCGGCCGCGGTCTCCTTTGGCGCCATCGAGGACGCCATCGGCGCGAGCCTGATGGAGCCCGAGGACGAGGCCCCCATCAAGGGCATCACCGACACCGACGATGACGACTACCAGGGCGACGAGGAGGAAGGCATCGACTTCCGCTTCGCCGAGATCGACGACGAGGAGATCCTCACCACCTTCCGCAAGGGCGGCGCGCCTGCAGCGTCTGCCGGCCCCAGCGCGCTCGACCGGGAGCGGCTGGGACGGGCGCTCGCCGACCTCGTCGCAGCCAGGGAAATGCTGGATCAGGCGTTGAAGGACGGCTAG
- a CDS encoding integration host factor subunit alpha, with product MTDQSKTVTRVDLCEAVYQKVGLSRTESSAFVELVLKEITDCLEKGETVKLSSFGSFMVRKKGQRIGRNPKTGTEVPISPRRVMVFKPSAILKQRINSQHRTNGDASKAQPEA from the coding sequence ATGACCGATCAAAGCAAAACCGTAACGCGTGTCGATCTGTGCGAGGCCGTCTACCAGAAGGTGGGCCTGTCGCGCACGGAATCGTCCGCCTTCGTGGAACTCGTGCTGAAGGAGATCACCGACTGCCTGGAGAAGGGCGAGACGGTGAAATTGTCCTCGTTCGGCTCCTTCATGGTGCGCAAGAAGGGCCAGCGCATCGGCCGCAACCCGAAGACGGGCACCGAGGTGCCGATCTCGCCGCGCCGGGTCATGGTGTTCAAGCCGTCGGCGATCCTGAAGCAGCGCATCAATTCCCAGCATCGCACCAATGGCGATGCCAGCAAGGCTCAACCCGAGGCGTAA
- a CDS encoding beta-ketoacyl-ACP synthase III has translation MTKIRSVVLGCGSYLPEQVVTNAQLAARIDTSDEWIVQRTGIRERHVAAEGEFTSHLAIKAAQAALTDAGLDAQSIELIVLATSTPDNTFPATAVAVQHGLGINHGAAFDLQAVCSGFVFALATADNFLRTGAYKRALVIGAETFSRILDWNDRGTCVLFGDGAGAVVLEAQEQPGNAATDRGIVTTHLRSDGRHKAKLFVDGGPSSTQTVGHLRMEGREVFKHAVGMITDVIVDAFQATGLNADSIDWFVPHQANKRIIDASAHKLHIAPEKVVLTVDRHGNTSAASIPLALSVARKDGRIKKGDLVLLEAMGGGFTWGSALVRW, from the coding sequence GTGACGAAAATTCGTTCGGTCGTACTGGGCTGCGGCTCTTATCTGCCGGAGCAGGTGGTGACCAACGCCCAATTGGCGGCGCGGATCGACACCTCCGATGAGTGGATCGTGCAGCGCACCGGCATCCGTGAGCGGCATGTCGCAGCCGAAGGCGAGTTCACCTCGCACCTCGCGATCAAGGCGGCGCAGGCCGCGCTCACCGACGCCGGCCTCGACGCCCAATCGATCGAGCTGATCGTGCTGGCGACCTCGACGCCGGACAACACGTTCCCGGCAACGGCGGTCGCCGTGCAGCACGGGCTCGGCATCAATCATGGCGCGGCCTTCGACCTGCAGGCGGTGTGCTCGGGCTTCGTGTTCGCGCTCGCCACGGCCGACAATTTCCTGCGCACCGGTGCCTACAAGCGCGCACTGGTGATCGGCGCGGAGACCTTCTCGCGCATCCTCGACTGGAACGACCGCGGCACCTGCGTTCTGTTCGGCGACGGCGCCGGTGCGGTGGTGCTGGAGGCGCAGGAGCAGCCGGGCAACGCCGCGACCGACCGCGGCATTGTCACCACGCATCTGCGCTCCGACGGCCGCCACAAGGCAAAGCTGTTCGTCGACGGCGGGCCGTCCTCGACCCAGACCGTCGGCCATCTGCGCATGGAGGGCCGCGAGGTCTTCAAGCATGCGGTCGGCATGATCACCGACGTGATCGTCGACGCCTTCCAGGCGACCGGGCTCAACGCCGACAGCATCGACTGGTTCGTGCCGCACCAGGCCAACAAGCGAATCATCGACGCTTCCGCCCACAAGCTGCACATCGCGCCCGAGAAGGTGGTGCTGACGGTGGACCGGCACGGCAACACCTCGGCGGCCTCGATCCCCCTGGCGCTCTCGGTGGCGCGCAAGGACGGCCGCATCAAGAAGGGCGACCTGGTTCTGCTGGAAGCCATGGGCGGCGGCTTCACCTGGGGCTCCGCACTCGTGCGCTGGTAG
- the plsX gene encoding phosphate acyltransferase PlsX → MPSKVRIALDAMGGDAGAAVVIPGAAISLGRHRDIEFLLVGDRAKIEPELDRHPQLKAASKIIHTDVAVSGSDKPSQALRRGRKTSSMWLAIDAVKQGEADVAVSAGNTGALMAMARFHLRTLPGIDRPAISAIWPTRRGESVVLDLGATIGGDARHLVSLAVMGAAMVSVVFDKKRPTVGLLNIGTEEIKGHEEIREAGEMLRAMNLPELDYIGFVEGDGIGKGLADVIVTEGYSGNIALKAAEGTARQMADLLRNEIQRSWLSKIGYLFARNAFQALRDKMDPNKSNGGVLLGLNGLVVKSHGGINAEGFAYAIDVGYEMAHYDLLNKINQMLNREGGALNPVQAAQEAVS, encoded by the coding sequence ATGCCAAGCAAGGTTCGTATCGCGCTGGACGCCATGGGAGGCGACGCCGGCGCCGCCGTGGTCATTCCGGGCGCTGCCATCTCGCTGGGCAGGCATCGCGACATCGAATTCCTGCTGGTCGGGGACCGCGCCAAGATCGAGCCCGAGCTCGACCGGCATCCCCAGCTCAAGGCCGCCTCGAAGATCATCCACACCGATGTCGCCGTCAGCGGCTCGGACAAGCCGAGCCAGGCGCTGCGGCGGGGCCGCAAGACCTCCTCGATGTGGCTGGCCATCGATGCGGTCAAGCAGGGCGAGGCGGATGTCGCGGTCTCCGCCGGCAATACCGGCGCGCTGATGGCGATGGCTCGGTTCCATCTGCGCACGCTGCCCGGCATCGACCGCCCAGCCATCAGCGCGATCTGGCCAACCAGGCGCGGCGAGTCGGTCGTGCTCGATCTCGGGGCGACGATCGGCGGCGATGCGCGCCATCTGGTGTCGCTCGCGGTGATGGGCGCGGCCATGGTGAGCGTGGTGTTCGACAAGAAGCGTCCGACGGTCGGCCTGCTCAATATCGGCACCGAGGAGATCAAGGGGCACGAGGAGATCCGCGAGGCCGGCGAGATGCTGCGCGCGATGAACCTGCCGGAACTCGACTATATCGGCTTCGTCGAGGGCGATGGCATCGGCAAGGGGCTGGCCGATGTGATCGTGACCGAGGGCTACAGCGGCAACATCGCGCTCAAGGCCGCCGAGGGAACCGCGCGCCAGATGGCGGACTTACTCCGTAACGAGATTCAGCGGAGCTGGCTGTCCAAAATCGGCTATCTGTTTGCCCGCAATGCCTTCCAGGCCCTGCGCGACAAGATGGACCCGAACAAGTCGAACGGTGGAGTGCTGCTCGGGCTGAACGGGCTTGTGGTCAAGAGCCACGGCGGAATCAATGCCGAAGGCTTTGCCTACGCGATCGATGTTGGCTATGAGATGGCTCACTACGATCTCCTGAACAAGATCAATCAGATGCTCAACCGCGAGGGTGGTGCACTCAATCCCGTGCAGGCCGCGCAGGAGGCTGTTTCGTGA
- a CDS encoding YceD family protein, which translates to MTRPTTGSEPDPWRAPVIVAQVPDTGLHRELEASAAERQAMAEIAGLREVLSAHASFDVVPKSGGRLQVTGLVRGRIGQTCVVTLDPIESEIEEEVDLMFAPEAEARRLADLIEEGQDDEEPPEVADPPEAIVNGIIDLGRLATDALFLAIDPYPRKEGAVFEAEVTAPDPEDHPFAALKALQDRKKGK; encoded by the coding sequence ATGACCCGACCGACGACCGGATCCGAGCCAGATCCCTGGCGGGCGCCCGTCATCGTGGCGCAGGTCCCCGACACCGGCCTGCATCGCGAGCTCGAGGCATCAGCGGCCGAGCGGCAGGCCATGGCCGAGATCGCGGGTCTGCGGGAGGTGCTGTCCGCCCATGCGAGCTTTGATGTCGTGCCGAAAAGCGGCGGCCGGCTCCAGGTCACGGGGCTGGTCCGCGGCCGGATCGGCCAGACCTGCGTCGTCACGCTCGATCCGATCGAGAGCGAGATCGAGGAGGAGGTGGACCTCATGTTCGCCCCCGAGGCCGAGGCGCGCCGGCTGGCCGACCTGATCGAGGAGGGGCAGGACGACGAGGAGCCGCCTGAGGTCGCCGACCCTCCGGAGGCGATCGTCAATGGCATCATCGACCTTGGCCGTCTCGCCACGGACGCGCTGTTCCTGGCAATCGACCCCTATCCGCGCAAGGAAGGGGCGGTGTTCGAGGCGGAGGTCACCGCCCCCGATCCGGAGGACCATCCCTTCGCAGCGCTGAAGGCCCTCCAGGACAGGAAAAAGGGCAAATAG
- a CDS encoding ubiquinol-cytochrome C chaperone family protein, protein MLWPFNHFRKPRLAPGTIEAIYGMIVTQAREPIFYRDLGVPDTVNGRFDLLLLHLWLLLRRLRTVQSATELSQALFDRFCEDMDDNLREMGVGDQTVPKRMRAFGEAFYGRVQAYDQAMDGGGEALASAICKNILNGTGMDQARSLAAYARATEADLGRTDEAALLRASFKFPPALPEDVTP, encoded by the coding sequence ATGCTTTGGCCGTTCAATCACTTCAGGAAACCCCGGCTAGCCCCGGGCACCATCGAGGCCATCTATGGCATGATCGTGACGCAGGCGCGAGAACCCATATTTTACCGGGACTTGGGCGTGCCGGATACGGTTAACGGTCGTTTCGACCTGTTGCTGCTGCATCTGTGGCTGCTGCTGCGCCGCCTGCGCACCGTCCAGAGCGCCACGGAGCTGTCCCAGGCGCTGTTCGACCGCTTCTGCGAGGACATGGATGACAATCTGCGCGAGATGGGGGTAGGCGATCAGACCGTGCCGAAACGGATGCGGGCTTTCGGCGAGGCCTTCTACGGCCGCGTCCAGGCTTATGACCAGGCCATGGACGGTGGCGGCGAAGCGCTGGCGTCGGCGATCTGCAAGAATATCTTGAATGGTACCGGCATGGATCAGGCCCGGAGCCTCGCGGCCTATGCCCGAGCCACGGAAGCCGATCTCGGCCGGACCGATGAAGCGGCGCTGCTGCGCGCGTCGTTCAAGTTTCCCCCGGCGCTCCCAGAGGATGTCACGCCATGA
- a CDS encoding outer membrane protein assembly factor BamE, with translation MTITNQTGLRADKRRGLHARWRGLRLLAAATLVGAALAGCTGEQFQKGYILPPGALEQIPIGASQDQVLIVMGTPSTVATLDGEVFYYISQRSERMVAFMNQKVVDQRVIAIYFDKNRRVRRLANYGLQDGKIFDFISRTTATSGQEMSYLAPLFKLLSFN, from the coding sequence ATGACGATAACGAACCAGACCGGCCTGCGCGCTGACAAGCGGCGCGGCCTTCATGCACGCTGGCGCGGCTTGCGCCTGCTCGCGGCCGCGACCCTGGTCGGCGCCGCCCTTGCAGGCTGCACCGGCGAGCAATTCCAGAAGGGCTACATCCTGCCGCCCGGCGCGCTGGAGCAGATTCCGATCGGTGCGAGCCAGGACCAGGTGCTGATCGTGATGGGCACGCCCTCCACCGTCGCGACCCTCGACGGCGAGGTGTTCTATTACATCTCGCAGCGCTCGGAGCGGATGGTCGCCTTCATGAACCAGAAGGTGGTCGACCAGCGCGTCATCGCGATCTATTTCGACAAGAACCGGCGCGTGCGCCGGCTGGCGAATTACGGCCTGCAGGACGGCAAGATCTTCGACTTCATCAGCCGCACCACGGCGACGTCGGGCCAGGAGATGAGCTACCTCGCACCGCTGTTCAAGCTGCTGAGCTTCAACTGA